The Setaria viridis chromosome 9, Setaria_viridis_v4.0, whole genome shotgun sequence sequence AGTGGAACTGGATTGCATACGTGCAAGCAAAAAATAACAATAAGGACATTCATCATACCTGCTGTGCATCATGAGCAACTCAAGCTCAACATGTCAAGATTATGCAGTGTTTTTATGAAAATTTGTGAGAATGCATCATACACCTTTCCTCAGAGTAGTACTTTTCTTCTGATGGGCTGATGGTGGCTTTCTGTACCCATTCCATGCTTCGGACTGCATTTTGCAATAATGAGAAttcaaagtttagatagaaCAAGGAAGCTTCAGAATATGCAACTTGAGTTGTCAATTCATTTATGCGGGCAATCTTACAAGAAACAAATGCGGTAGCTGTGTAGCTACACCTAGTAGCCAATCATTTGAGCTTCTGTTTATCAAAAAGAATTGCTAGCTTGGCAGCTTTAAATGAAAAGGCTAAAAGAAAGCTATCTCTTGACCGCTATTGCTACTGTATGAAAAATTGAAAGTCTTGATTAAAGAGAAGGACAGAAAATGTCACTGAGCATACGACAAAGTTTCAGATGTTGTCATGTTATGAAATCACGAGGACCTAGCCAAAGAAAACagtattgaaaaaatatataaaaaaagattaCTAAAAGAATCTGGTATACCGAAAATTCCAATAGTTCAAGGGCTGACGTAAATAGACAGAGCAAATCCCATCCCTGCTGTCTCCTTGAAACCCCATTCTAAtaaaaagtactaaactatgatTATTTTATTTAGCCTTATTAGCAACCAAACTTGTTAAATTTACGGATTGGCTTGGCAATGTGCATTGGACAGTAAGCCTTAAGAGGCAACCAAACTTAAACTGGTTATAATTTACAGATTGGCTTGGCAATGTGCATTGGACAGTAAAAAACAATTAATCATAACCATCCTTTAATTTGGGTAGGTGCCATGACTGAATACATGACACCATTTTTATGCCTACATTATTGTTTCAGCAAGATATAGAAAACACATCATTTAGCATTGAAGAACAGAAATATAAAGCATCCATATATCACAGCTTTCATGACAGGACACTTTTTTTTAACTCATCTGTGCCAAACAAACTTTACCAAAACTTACTGTGAACAATTTATTGTAAAGAAAAGAATGCAATCAACTTTCGTATAGAGATAGTATCTCTAATATTAAAATGAGAAGATGTGGAGAATTAAAAAGGTATGAAAAATTATAATAAACAGAATACCTTCAATTCCTCAGAGTCTACAGTCCGGAAGCCTCAAACTATGCGAATCCAGCTTGTCCTAGAAGTTCACCTCGGTGAGCTTTTTGATCTCCAGGACCACATCATTACGGGCGCTCATCTTACCTATTCATCATTGTTACAGTACAATCACAACCAAATCACCTCCACGTAATATGGTAGAAATTTAGCTCCGAGACAGGCCAATTAGCATTTGCAAGTGCTTGCATGTATAGGGAAGATCTGACAAATTCAAGATCTGGGCATTTTCCAACTTAATAATTGAAGTTAGTCTAATAAAGACATCTATTTGTGTACTCAATTGTTCAGAGCAACTCACAACCTGAACTGAGTTATAGGTAGTCAGCAGTCAGCCTGAGATGCTATCGCACACATTACAGCAGCAGTGTCACTGCCCGCGTCGCTTTGCTACTCAATACGTATGTCTGCAATGTAATATTCAACATGAGCTCAGAAAAGACGAGAGTTGCAGAAGTAggcagcaaagcaaagcaaccaTTTTGTAGAAAAGTGACACAGGAAGAAGCTTCTTTCCAGTAGTCAAGCTGAAAACTTTTCTTTTACACATTCCCATGACCATAATATTCAGATGTGATGTTGTTATAGTTAGGCTTAGACAAATGACACCCACATCGAAAAGATTGTCTGCTAAAGAGCTGATTACAAACCCAGGAGGGTAATTAGGGGGTTAGTACATAATGACAaacatgttattgtaaaattgtGTTTCGAATTATTATCTTGCTGCAGCCAATTCTGAATCAGGAATAGGATTATTTTGTTCTTTCGGCAAGCACACCGCAGTCCATCAATAAGTAATGTTTGTTTCTGAACATGAGCTATCAGTGGTTGATAGAATAGTAAAGTTTCTGGATCAAGCTGTAGGCAAAATTATTAATTAGAGTACCTAAAATTAATGTCAATGAGATCAGTAAGATAACGAACCGACTGAGTTTTGGTTGCTGCACAGTCACGTTGTGTTAGAGCACAGAACCACAACTCCTGATCAAGGAGGAATTCCAGCTCATCTCTTGCATCTCTCTGATATCAACGTATTTCCCAGCCCTGTTTATGACCTCCTTTTGTCTCATCCTTGGAAATCCTCAATGGCAATGGAAGATCAAAGCCAGTGTGATGTCAATAGAAATCCTCAATGGCAATGGAAGATCAATCCTCAatggataattttttttggcCCAATTAAATTTTCAGTACAACATGGGCACAAGCATTACTTCAAACAACCAGTAACAATCATGCATTGGGATTCTTGTTGGACATCGCGCATGTTTCGTAGCGGGGACGGTATATTCCATCCCACCATCGGTTAGGGCGTCTCCGTAAACAACACACGTTCGGCTCCTGTCGTCCGCTCCCATCCGTCCAAACGCTGGGGAGTGGCCCAGATCCACCTACCACGACACACGCCGACCCCACAGCCACAGGTGGGGAGCGTGAcgctgacgccgccgcctcccattTCCTTTTGGCCTTTCCCCTCCGTCTCAGGCTCTCAGCTCTCCTCttgccgccacctcctcccaagtcccaagcCATCGCCCTCACGCTTgctgccgtcccgccgccgccgtcacccggCCACTGAAGCGGCCCGTGACCTCCTCCCGCTTGGTTCCTCCGGAATCCGGGCGCGAGCTCCCCCTCGTCCGTCCTCTGGCTgttcctcctcccttcctcatcctcctctaccGGGGATTTGGGTTTATCGGTAAGCCCCTCATTCTCTGAACACGTTGGCTTTCCGCCTTTCCTCTAATTCTCGACGGCCGATTCCAGGCATTCCCCGTTCATGGGTCGGTCGCCACTCGCCAATTCGTTTGTGGCCAGTAAGGCTCCGTGGATAGCTCGCGTTTATGCGCCTGATTTTGTTGTTTGCGGCATGTCCGCGTATGCCCCTTGTTTCTGTAGCTCCATCGATCATTTCTAGACGGAAATCTATTTTTACTTAACGGGTAGTGTACATCTAGTGCTTACTTGATTCATGGAGATTCATGGCTTTGCCCCTGTCTTGTGCTTTCCAGCTGAGTTGCGTGACGGCAATGTGCTAGAAGAGCAAATTTGGGCGGCTAGCAACCACTGATTCTTTACTCTTCCTGACATACAATTAAGCACGCCATGTCAACGAGGACAAGGAGGCACTTCGTGATATTCACCACCGCGAGCCTCCCATGGATGACGGGAACCGCCATCAACCCTTTGTTTCGAGCTGCTTACCTGGCAAAAGACGGTGATAAGGATGTCACTTTGGTGATCCCCTGGCTTTGCGTAAGGGACCAAGAGTTAGTTTATCCTAATAAGATTGTGTTTGACTCGCCTTTGGAGCATGAGAGCTATGTTCGTCACTGGATTGAGGAGAGGATTGACTTTAGGCCATCCTTCAGCATCAAATTCTACCCGGGGAAGGTATAATAATTCTATACCCTGTAATTTCTATGTGAAACTTTGAGGCTATCCATCCAAATTAGTGCCTAGAATTATCCTGCCACTCTTCTGGATGTGTGCCTAGAACAATCACGTCTACCCTTCTATGCCACATTGCATTTGTTTTAAGTCTAGTAAAACCTGAGTGAAGTTGTTTCAAACTGACTGCTTCATCCAATGTTACTATGTGAGCCTTGAGGATACCTAGTAGTACTTAGTTCGTATTTTTACAAGACTAGTCCCTTTCCTGTAGCTATTATAAGCGTGCAGTGAATCTTCTCAGTGTCTGGTGCATATGTAGACCTTGCTGCCGTTTGCTTCCATTCAGCAGTATTCTTATTTTACATCATGTTTTTATAGAGTCTCATTTATGGGTATTAAAGATAACTTGACCTACCTTTTTATGATGCAGTTTTCTACAGAAATGAGGAGCATTCTCCCTGTTGGAGATATTACAGAATGCATTCCAGACGAAGTGGCTGACATTGCAGTATTGGAAGAGCCTGAGCATCTAAATTGGTACCACCATGGGCGAAGGTGGAAAAATAAATTCCGGCGAGTGATAGGAATCGTTCACACAAATTATCTGGCATATGTAAGGAGAGAAAAGAATGGGCAAGTGATTGCTTGTTTCCTCAAGTATGCCAACACCTGGGTAACTCGAATTTATTGCCACAAGGTAATAGCTTGAGTTTGCAGCTAGACATATGAGCATATCTACAGTAAAACATTTGTTCTAATAGCATTACTTTCACTCATATAAAACCTTTTTACTTCTGTCCATGATGTCGCGTCTTTTTTCATATACGTTAACAATCTACAGCATGATGTTTTGTGATAAATATACAGATGTCACTAAGCGTGTGTCCTTGCTATTCATTGCATGCCAAAAGTATATGCTTCAGATACAATATCAAATTTTTTAGCTACAACCCTGTTTGTCTCCTGGTTTGATGCAGTGAACTTAGTAGGTACTTTTTCCTGAAAATGTATTATGATTTATGTGCTATGTTGAACTTAGTAGTCAGAAGTGTACAAAAAAGAGCTGCTTGGATTTTTAGTGAAATCCTTGAAACATAAATGAAAGTTGAATTGAGAAGCACAAGCAAAGCCATCTAATGATTCTAATGAACAATTTCTGTACTACCGAGAGAATCCAGAACTACGAACTTCGTCCATGATTTTGTAAAGTCTCGTATGCTGATCTACCACTAGCACTTGACCATTGTGCATTGGTCCTGTTTGGTAGGACCATATGCAATTAGTATTTGATTTGGTGAAGGATgatttggttttgttttaactAGCAAGTCTAGGCAAGAGTATGGGTACGAATGCTATGTTCTAGAAATAGGCATACTTTCTTGTTAACTAATGAACCTTACATATTGTGAGAAAACAATGTACATATTTATGCATGTGGACCTATTGCATTCCAAAAGTGTTTTATGGTGGTAACTGGTATCCAGTTACAGTTGCATCTTGCTTATTGAAACTTGTAGTCTCTGGTATTTCTGTGCATGATACCTTGATGTATCAAAGTGATTTAAAATTTGGGAAATGGAGAAATTTGTCACTTACGTACCTTGAATTTGCCTCGTATAAATGCATGTGCTGGTTTTCTTTCTACTGCCTCTCTATAAACCATTGGATTTAGAAAACTGAATGCCTAGTTGAGTCGTCCTGCCCTGTTTAATTGAGGCATATACTGACTTTTCTCCTGAACTTAATGCAGATTATCAGGTTGTCAGGTGCCACTCAAGATCTGCCCAGATCTGTTATATGCAACGTCCATGGTGTTAATCCAAAATTTCTTGAGGTAGGCAAACTAAAGTTGAGGCAGCTGCAGAGTGGGGAGAAAGCCTTCACAAAAGGGGCATACTACATCGGGAAGATGGTATGGAGTAAGGGATACAGGGAGCTTCTTGACTTGCTGTCCAAATATCAGACCAAGTTAGCTGGTCTTGAAGTGGATTTATATGGTAGTGGAGAAGATTCTGATGAAGTCCGTGAATCTGCCAATCGTTTAAGTTTGACTGTCAATGTTCATCCTGGTCGTGATCATGCAGATCCCTTGTTCCACGAGTGAGTTTCTTATTGCTTAATTCATTCCACCTTATTTTCATTGACAGTCAATCAGTCATATAAGTTTAACATGCCAAAGACATCTCACTCTCACCATTGAAAAGTTGGGTTTGAATGCAATATTGGTTTGTATTATCTCCCATTGTCAAGACGGTAATAGCAATTTCTTCATCAGCCTTTTGTTATCGGATAGCATGCAACTGAATGAACTGAAACACAAATTACACAAAGTTATCAAAGGAGGCTGGGCAAGGAGTAATTATGTTAGATTACCCAGAGTTTCATTATAAGATTTGGCATCACTGTTGTGCTTTGGATATACCAACTGTTTCTGTTAAAAGTCTGATACACTTTGATTCACCAACAGGTATAAAGTATTCATCAACCCCAGCACCACAGATGTGGTCTGTACGACCACTGCTGAAGCCTTGGCAATGGGAAAGATTGTCATATGTGCCAATCACCCATCAAATGAGTTCTTCAAGCAGTTCCCCAACTGCCGTATCTATAACAACGAAGAAGAGTTTGTACAGCTAACGCTGAATGCCCTATCAGAGCAGCCTGCTCAATTGACAGACACGCAGAGGTACGAGTTGTCATGGGAGGCGGCAACTGAGAGGTTCATCGAGGCCGCTGATATAAACCCACGTGCGCCGGAGTCCAGGACCCATCCAACCTCGAGGGCTTCGTTGCCGGCGTTCCTGAGAACTCGTAGACTGAAACAGAACTTGGAGGACGCGTCAGTTTACCTGCACCAAGCTCTCTCAGGTCTGGAAGTCACCCGGTGTGCATTTGGCGCTGTTCCAAAGACGCTGCAGCCTGACGAGCAGCTATGCAAAGATCTTGGTTTGGCACCTCCGGTGAAGAGGAAAAGGCTGAAATTTAAGCTGACGACGTAACGTTTGTAACTTACATCTACCTCGTGTTTGCAGCGTTTTTCTTCATGCATGTACAGCACTAGTAGACATTTTCTGTTATTTTGAAATGAGACGCTAATGGAGGGTTCGTGCTTATTTTCTCTGTTTACTGGGATGCGTTGACCGGACTACATTGTAAATTTTCTATAATTCTGTGAATTGATTGATGGGCCGTAATGAACTGTGAAGTCTGACGTACGCACTCGCGCTACCATCGCGTGTGGTCACAGAGCGTGCTGATCACTCAATTTTCAACTCCGTATTTAGGTAATCTTGTGGTTGCTGATCACTCGATTATTCTGGTCCTGTCAACATCAGAATCGAGTGATCAGCAAGAGTCAGGCAAGCCTTTTCATGTGCCGTCATGGATCAAAAACGTAAGAGTGCCACTGCCGATAGAGCAAGGCTTACCCCAAATGATCAAGCTAACCACCCCATGAGCCCATGGTAGATCCACAACCACAAGCAAAGCCACGCATTAAAAGCTTAAACTATGACCAGACCCCCATTAATTAGCGAGGCCACTTGCCTTCCTTCCCCCAAAAGCAACCGATTCCAGCCTGCAGGCCACCTGGCTACAATCCGACGATAACGTGGAGACAGCTACCATCCGTCGATAACGTGGAGACAGCTAGTCGCTTTCCTTCGgtccttccttctctctccggCACACGATCCTCGCCGTCCGTCCTATCACGCCGCTCCTGCGCGGACGGGCCAGTGCGCCCCGCCCACGGCTTTTGCAAAACAGCGACCGCGCCGGCCCACGGCTAGGGTGGTAACGGATCCCATGTCCTCCTCCTTCACAGTACAGTTCTATCTAATTTCAATTCAAAATTATATAATATTATAATCCGACCCACGATCCTAAAATTGGCTTGCCGGAGTCGCGTATCTCCCACACCGGATCCTGCTGTAGCGCTGTCTggccccgcgcgcgcccgcggcccGTCGCTGCGGCGCGATACGTGTCCCGTGCACGAAAGCCGAGTACGTCAccgcgggcggggcggggcggggcgacgCGACGCGACCGCTTTGTccggccgcctccaccgcgcGCCTCGTACGGTACGGCCAAGCGCTGacgcggcagcggccgcgggcGGGCGACACGTGGTCGCGGCCGGCGGTCCATGTGGGCAAGTTGGGCCACTTGACACGGTGGGGACGAGACGACCCCGCCCCGCCTTCCGCACTGGCGCGCGGACGTGTCGCGGTCGGCGGGGCGCCCACACGTGGCGCGCGATGCGTCCTCTCTCGggtgagagagaagaggagcggTGGCACTGCGCGCGGCCGCGGACTTTGCCTTCGTGCGGGCTACTGGTGCCGTGCGGGGCAGCTACTGGTGCCGTGGGGCACACCCCCCGTGGGGACGGTTTGTCAGTGAGCGAGGCTGGATCGGAGATAAGTATGGTGACGAGGGCGGGTAGTACAGGTACCTGAAAAGTGACCGGGCAAGTTGGGTGGTGTTGTCCCCACGTGGCAGAACGTGGCTCCACTCCACCTCCCCTTTTGCTCCTAATCGCCGCCGATCTTCCCGCGCCACGCCGAGCCGGGCTTGCGAGCTCCGCGACGCCGGAGCCACCTACGAAATGATGTTTTCTACTCGTGAGATCTATTTTAACAGCCTAATAATTTTAACACAATAAAAATTTTGTAAATAACGGacggaagaggaagaaaagacaAACGGACTGGCTAGCTTTGAGTTTATTTTTGCCAGTGCCGGAGAGTCCAATTACTTATTTTCAATATTCGTGTGAAATTCTTGCGTTTTAGGGAGCCAGTTAACCAAACTACTCCAGTATTAATAATCGAATTGTGGCCACATGCTAAAAATATATACAATAAATAACATATATAAACAGAAATTACCACCATAACATTATGTTAAAACATACTTAGTTACCATACCCTTTTTTTGATGTCACGACTTTGAATAGT is a genomic window containing:
- the LOC117838290 gene encoding digalactosyldiacylglycerol synthase 2, chloroplastic; the protein is MSTRTRRHFVIFTTASLPWMTGTAINPLFRAAYLAKDGDKDVTLVIPWLCVRDQELVYPNKIVFDSPLEHESYVRHWIEERIDFRPSFSIKFYPGKFSTEMRSILPVGDITECIPDEVADIAVLEEPEHLNWYHHGRRWKNKFRRVIGIVHTNYLAYVRREKNGQVIACFLKYANTWVTRIYCHKIIRLSGATQDLPRSVICNVHGVNPKFLEVGKLKLRQLQSGEKAFTKGAYYIGKMVWSKGYRELLDLLSKYQTKLAGLEVDLYGSGEDSDEVRESANRLSLTVNVHPGRDHADPLFHEYKVFINPSTTDVVCTTTAEALAMGKIVICANHPSNEFFKQFPNCRIYNNEEEFVQLTLNALSEQPAQLTDTQRYELSWEAATERFIEAADINPRAPESRTHPTSRASLPAFLRTRRLKQNLEDASVYLHQALSGLEVTRCAFGAVPKTLQPDEQLCKDLGLAPPVKRKRLKFKLTT